One Geothermobacter hydrogeniphilus genomic window, CAACCGCTCACGCATGGTCTTCTCACCACGCTGCCGCGAATAGTTGATCAGCCAGCGCATGGCAAGAGCATTGCGACGATCGGAACGAACCTCCACCGGCACCTGATAGGTCGAGCCGCCGACACGACGGGACTTGACCTCCAACACCGGACGAACATTTTCAAGCGCCTTCTTGAAGACCTCAAGCGGGTCATCCCCGGTACGCTCGGCAATCAGATCAAAAGCTCCGTAGACGATTCCCTCAGCGGTACTCTTCTTGCCGTCAAGCATGATGCTGTTGACGAACTTGGCCAACGTCCGATCATGATACTTCGGATCGGGCAGAATAACGCGCTTCGGAACTTCTCTTCTTCTAGGCATAACGACCTCTCAAAACCTATCTTATTTCGGGCGCTTGGCGCCGTACTTGGAACGTCCCTGGCGGCGATCCTGCACACCGGCCAGATCAAGAGCACCACGCACGATGTGATAACGAACACCCGGCAAGTCCTTGACACGGCCGCCGCGAATCAACACCACGGAATGCTCCTGCAGATTATGGCCGACCCCGGGAATATAGGAGGTCACCACGATGCCGTTGGTCAGCCGCACACGCGCCACCTTGCGCAAAGCCGAGTTCGGCTTCTTCGGCGTCGTCGTATAAACGCGCGTGCAGACACCGCGCCGCTGCGGACAGCACTGCAGTGCAGGCGCGGTCGATTTGTTGATTTTCTTCTTACGTCCCTTACGGATCAATTGATTGATCGTCGGCATTCAAAGACTCCCGTTTTCTACAGTAAGCTTCCTTGCAAAAGAGCGTACGGCTCCTTCGGGGGAAAACCCGCTGAATCTATCAATCGGCTTCCCTCTTGTCAAGGACTTTTTGGACTGTTCTTCCTTTTTCCGATGGTACCGGGAAAAGGGCTAATTTACAGTTTCAGAGGGTCCTTCTACGACCCTTTCAGGGGCCTCATCGGCCTCCTCGTCGATCACTTCCGGCTCCTCCATGAACTCTTCCGGCTCCTCGATCAGCAACTTGGCGCTGCGATACTTCATAACCCCGGTTCCGGCCGGAATCAGCCGTCCCATGATGACGTTCTCCTTGAGCCCGCGCAAATGATCCACCTTGCCCTCGATAGCGGCCTGGGTCAGCACCTTGGTGGTTTCCTGGAAGGAGGCGGCTGAAATAAAGGATTCGGTCGACAACGAAGCCTTGGTGATACCGAGCATCAACGGTTCACCCACGGCCGGCTGGCCGCCGGCGGCCAGAACCCGCTCGTTCTCTTCTTCGAACCGCCAGCGTTCCACCTGGTCATCAACCAGGAAGCCGGTGTCGCCGACCTCCTTGATCTTGATACGACGCAGCATCTGGCGGACGATAACCTCGATATGCTTGTCGTTGATCCCGACCCCCTGCAGGCGGTAAACCTCCTGCACCTCATCAACCAGATACTTGGAAAGCTCTTCCTCGCCGAGGACCTGGAGAATGTCGTGAGGGTTGGAGGAACCGTCCATCAGCGCCTCACCGGCCTTGACGAAGTCACCCTCATGAACCGAGATGTGCTTGCCCTTGGCGATCAGGTATTCCTTGCTTTCTCCCAGTTCAGGCGTGACGACCACCTTGCGCTTGCCCTTGGAGTCCTTGCCGAAGGAAACAAC contains:
- the rpsG gene encoding 30S ribosomal protein S7; the protein is MPRRREVPKRVILPDPKYHDRTLAKFVNSIMLDGKKSTAEGIVYGAFDLIAERTGDDPLEVFKKALENVRPVLEVKSRRVGGSTYQVPVEVRSDRRNALAMRWLINYSRQRGEKTMRERLAGELLDAAGNRGNSVKKREDTHRMAEANKAFAHYRW
- the rpsL gene encoding 30S ribosomal protein S12; the encoded protein is MPTINQLIRKGRKKKINKSTAPALQCCPQRRGVCTRVYTTTPKKPNSALRKVARVRLTNGIVVTSYIPGVGHNLQEHSVVLIRGGRVKDLPGVRYHIVRGALDLAGVQDRRQGRSKYGAKRPK